One window of the Marinilactibacillus sp. Marseille-P9653 genome contains the following:
- the gndA gene encoding NADP-dependent phosphogluconate dehydrogenase has protein sequence MSKQQVGVVGMAVMGKNLALNIESRGYSVSIYNRTNAKTDAVIAENPGKNLVATYELEEFVQSLETPRQILLMVQAGKGTDAVIQQLLPFLDKGDILVDGGNTFYKDTIRRSEELAESGINFIGTGVSGGEEGALKGPAIMPGGQKEAYDLIAPILEKIAAKAPADNEPCVAYIGPNGAGHYVKMVHNGIEYGDMQLIAEAYHLLSEVAGLPNDEIAEVFKEWNTGELDSFLIEITADALTKKDPETGKPMVDIILDRAGNKGTGKWTSQSALDLGVPLPLITESVFARYISALKDERVAASKVLAKPIAKAYNGDKKELIEKIRQALYFSKIMSYAQGFAQMRTASDEYNWDLKYGEIAKIFRAGCIIRAGFLQKITDAYDRTPGLKNLVLDEYFLDITKNYQQSVRDLVGLAVQSGVPVPAFSSAISYYDSYRSERLPANIIQAQRDYFGAHTYERTDKEGTFHFDWYGDNGQEQW, from the coding sequence TTGAGTAAACAACAAGTCGGCGTCGTTGGTATGGCTGTTATGGGAAAAAACCTTGCACTAAATATCGAGAGTAGAGGATACAGTGTTTCAATCTACAATCGTACAAATGCTAAAACGGATGCAGTCATAGCAGAAAATCCAGGTAAGAACTTAGTTGCCACTTATGAACTAGAAGAATTTGTTCAATCTCTTGAAACACCTCGTCAAATTTTATTGATGGTTCAAGCTGGTAAAGGAACAGATGCTGTTATTCAACAGCTATTACCTTTCTTAGATAAAGGAGATATTCTAGTAGATGGTGGAAACACATTCTACAAAGATACGATCCGTAGAAGTGAAGAGCTTGCAGAATCAGGCATCAACTTTATTGGTACCGGGGTATCTGGTGGAGAAGAAGGCGCACTAAAAGGCCCCGCAATTATGCCAGGTGGTCAAAAAGAAGCGTATGATTTAATCGCTCCAATTCTTGAAAAGATTGCTGCTAAAGCACCAGCAGATAACGAACCCTGTGTAGCGTATATTGGACCTAACGGAGCTGGTCACTATGTAAAAATGGTTCATAATGGAATTGAATATGGAGATATGCAACTGATCGCTGAAGCCTATCACTTATTAAGTGAAGTTGCAGGCCTTCCTAATGATGAGATTGCTGAAGTGTTCAAAGAATGGAATACTGGAGAACTAGATAGTTTCTTGATCGAAATCACAGCGGATGCTTTGACGAAAAAAGATCCAGAAACAGGTAAACCAATGGTTGATATCATCTTAGACCGTGCTGGAAATAAAGGAACAGGTAAATGGACTTCTCAAAGTGCGCTGGATTTAGGTGTACCTCTTCCATTGATTACTGAGTCTGTATTTGCTAGATACATCTCTGCTCTTAAAGATGAGCGTGTAGCTGCAAGTAAAGTCTTAGCTAAACCAATTGCCAAAGCATACAATGGCGACAAAAAAGAATTGATTGAAAAAATTCGTCAAGCACTTTACTTCAGTAAAATCATGAGCTATGCTCAAGGATTCGCTCAAATGAGAACAGCTTCTGATGAATATAACTGGGATCTTAAGTACGGTGAAATCGCAAAAATCTTCCGAGCAGGCTGTATCATTCGTGCTGGATTCTTACAAAAAATCACAGACGCATACGACAGAACGCCTGGCCTTAAGAACTTAGTTCTTGATGAGTATTTCTTAGATATTACGAAAAACTACCAACAATCTGTTCGTGATCTAGTTGGATTAGCTGTACAATCTGGCGTTCCTGTGCCAGCATTCTCTTCAGCAATCTCTTATTACGATTCTTACCGTTCAGAACGTCTGCCAGCAAATATCATTCAAGCACAACGTGATTATTTCGGTGCACACACTTACGAACGTACAGATAAAGAAGGCACATTCCACTTCGACTGGTATGGAGATAATGGTCAAGAACAGTGGTAA